The following proteins are co-located in the Candidatus Nitrosotenuis cloacae genome:
- a CDS encoding LlaMI family restriction endonuclease produces MPSKDRILEIRKEIIGIYVKNVHGKRPDTGTYNSKHDGKGGHWLERQMGLAHNNRTAPDLLDHEMKNDTTSKTTFGDWSADYYIFKDDGFDISRDKFLKIFGHPNPEKGGRYSWSGEPVPKIGVINSFGQGLFIDEHRNIVARYSYSKDTRPDKSSLVPEVCRMENLTIARWDADSLKAKVEKKFNRMGWFKCLRDKDGVYRSIVFGDPISYETWLKFVLSGDIFFDSGMYSGNPRPYSQWRANNSLWDKLVVMRFPE; encoded by the coding sequence ATGCCTTCAAAAGATCGGATCCTAGAGATCCGTAAGGAAATCATCGGAATTTATGTGAAAAACGTTCACGGAAAAAGGCCCGACACCGGCACATACAACAGCAAGCATGACGGCAAGGGAGGTCACTGGCTGGAGCGACAGATGGGACTGGCTCACAACAACAGAACCGCGCCCGATCTACTGGACCACGAGATGAAAAATGACACCACCAGCAAGACGACATTCGGAGACTGGTCTGCTGATTATTACATATTCAAGGATGATGGCTTTGATATCTCGCGGGATAAATTTCTGAAAATATTCGGCCACCCAAACCCCGAGAAGGGGGGACGGTATTCTTGGTCCGGAGAGCCTGTTCCAAAGATCGGAGTGATAAACTCGTTCGGCCAGGGTCTTTTCATTGACGAGCACCGCAACATCGTGGCCAGATATTCTTATTCGAAGGATACAAGACCCGATAAATCGTCTCTGGTTCCGGAGGTCTGTCGGATGGAGAACCTGACAATCGCACGCTGGGATGCCGACTCCTTAAAGGCAAAGGTTGAGAAAAAATTCAACCGCATGGGCTGGTTCAAATGCCTGAGGGATAAAGACGGCGTTTATAGGTCCATAGTGTTTGGCGACCCGATTAGCTACGAAACGTGGCTCAAGTTTGTCTTGAGCGGCGACATCTTTTTTGACAGCGGAATGTACTCCGGAAATCCCCGACCGTATTCACAATGGCGGGCAAACAACTCATTGTGGGACAAACTAGTCGTAATGAGATTCCCTGAATAA
- the dcm gene encoding DNA (cytosine-5-)-methyltransferase produces the protein MVTERGFTFIDLFAGIGGMRLAFERAGGTCVFSSEWNKFSQQTYEANFGEVPEGDITKIDAGTVPDHDILVGGFPCQPFSIAGVSSKKSLGREHGFKDATQGTLFFDICRIIKAKRPKAFLLENVKNLKSHDGGNTFRVILKALREELGYDVHYKVIDASRQVPQHRERIFIVGFDSPTNFEFPELEDKRPRLEYILEKRVGRKYTLTDGTWNSLQRHLEKHREKGNGFGYSLADKKSITKTLSARYYKDGAEILIPQKGRNPRKLTPRECARLMGFPETFKIVVSDNQAYRQFGNAVVVPVVERIADSIVTCLNEGKKRITLFDYAR, from the coding sequence ATGGTCACGGAAAGAGGGTTTACATTCATCGATCTTTTTGCAGGCATAGGCGGAATGAGGCTCGCGTTTGAAAGAGCCGGCGGCACCTGCGTATTTTCGTCGGAATGGAACAAGTTCTCGCAGCAGACGTACGAGGCAAACTTTGGAGAGGTCCCCGAAGGCGACATTACAAAGATCGACGCGGGTACAGTTCCAGATCACGACATACTTGTAGGCGGTTTCCCGTGCCAGCCGTTTTCAATTGCCGGCGTGAGTTCGAAAAAGTCTCTCGGAAGGGAGCACGGATTCAAGGACGCTACTCAGGGCACCCTGTTCTTTGACATATGCAGGATCATCAAGGCCAAAAGACCCAAGGCGTTCCTTCTTGAGAACGTAAAGAACCTCAAGAGTCACGACGGTGGAAACACGTTCAGGGTGATACTGAAGGCGCTACGGGAAGAGCTAGGTTACGATGTACACTACAAGGTAATAGACGCAAGCCGCCAAGTTCCTCAGCACCGCGAAAGGATATTCATAGTGGGCTTTGACTCTCCCACTAATTTTGAGTTTCCAGAACTGGAGGACAAGAGGCCCAGACTGGAATATATCCTAGAGAAGAGAGTCGGCAGGAAATACACGCTAACCGACGGGACGTGGAACTCCCTGCAGAGGCACCTAGAAAAGCACAGGGAGAAGGGAAACGGCTTTGGATACAGCCTTGCTGACAAGAAGAGCATTACAAAGACGCTAAGCGCAAGGTACTACAAGGACGGTGCAGAGATTCTCATACCCCAGAAAGGGAGGAATCCGCGAAAACTCACACCCAGAGAGTGCGCGCGACTGATGGGGTTTCCCGAGACGTTCAAGATCGTAGTATCAGACAATCAGGCTTACAGGCAGTTTGGAAATGCGGTGGTTGTTCCGGTTGTTGAAAGAATTGCAGATTCAATCGTCACCTGTCTTAACGAGGGCAAGAAGAGAATAACGCT